ttataatatttattcttaatCAAAATGGAAGCTCAACTTTCCCCCTAAAATATAGCTCTGCTGGGCAGCTCCTGATGTGCCCTCCTGGGAATTCCGGCAGCACGGCCTGCCTCTCATCCCCAGCCCAAGCACAGGCCACCCTGCTCCTGACCTTTAAGACAGGCCAGTACTGAGAGAGGAGGCAGGTGAACGGCCtgaaaaacaaagggagatcattTTGCTTCCTGTTGTGTTTTATATTCCAGTAAATGTGCTTTGAATGTAGACTCCTGTTCAGATACTTCCGCCTCTCTGTTGCCAGAGATTTGtaaggggctgagggaggagggggacagaGGATAACATTTCCTTGACTTCTTTAGTCTAACTGCAGGACAGCTCTTCTCTAGGAATGGTTTTCTCCACTTTTTTCAATCACCCCCTCTCAGCACTGTATGCCTGGACATGCTCCTGGGGACCTTTGGGATTCGTGAAAAGTGTACTGGTTGGGAACACAAGTCCCCTTTGCTCCTCTGACCTCTACCCCTGCCCTCGCCTAAGTACAGACAAAATACATAAGCTATAAGGACTGTTTAAAGTTCAATTTCAAAAGTCTTCTGTAAGTCACTGGAGAAAGGGTTGGTGGGGGAAGGGTTAGTACGCTGCTTGGACTTGCTTTCTAACGCAGCCCACTGGGCTTCGAAAGGATCCACCGGGCAGGCGCCTGCCGGAACCTCTATGTGCTTGTCTCCTGAGGCCAACCTGCCATCGTCTACACCATTGAAAGCTGCAGAACCGTTGAGGTGCTGAGCAGGAGGCTTAAAGAAGGGACTGGAAGTAGCACTAGTTGTCTCGTACTGAGGGAATGTCTGCTGCTTGACCAGGCTGGGAGACTGATGGGGTTGGGCAGCCTGTGGGTGGCCTGCAGTGCCAAATACGTTGGCGACCATCTGGGAGGGAGTGATACCCACCACAGGCACATTAGGGGCTGGGTAGGTCATCCCGTTGGCCACAGGATAGGACTGGGCAGGGACAAAGGCAGGCTGCAGGGCTGGGACCACAGCCACTGGCGTGGGCTGAGAGGTGAGGAATGCATTTCCTTGGAAAGGTGGCGCTGGCTGGGAGATGGCAGTGGGTGGAGGAGGCTGGAGAACCGGCTGCAGGGGGGCAGCTGAGGCCTGGGGCTGCTGAGCCCGGACGCTCTTGGACACCTCTTCCAACCAGCGGTCGGCCTCAGAAGGAGTGCGTCTGTGACCAGCCTGGAAGAGACCTGGAGAGACAGCACCAGAAGATTGACCCCATTCGGTCCCTGGAACCAACAAGAGGAAGAGCGAGAAAAGAATCAGAAACTTTAGGGGCTTCTTCCTTCACCTGATAATCTCGGTTATTTGAATGAGCCTAACGTGGAACAAGCCCCCCAGTGGGATATTTTGTGCTTTTGGTAGGTGGGAGGAGAGTCTCTGTTACCAGCTGAGGAGGTTTTGTGGTAGGATAGGGAGAACCCATGAGACCATGTGGCTCTCTCAGCCACGCTGAGGAGCTGCTAGATATGGCTCAGCTTCATCGAACCAAGGCTGCTGGCTGGCATCAAAACCGCCCCTGCCACCCGCCACCGCTGCTGTGGCTCGTCCAGGGTCCAGAAACCAGCACATACTCTAAAGGGCCCAAGGTAATTCACCTTCTGTTCTAACAGAATGCAAAGAAAATAACCAGTAACTTGGTGCCGCATGCTGTGGCCCCTGCCTGGCTTCCAGACACATGTTGTCTTCCTGGTGAACTGCCttaaatactattaaaaatttttttttggttaataaatgttcattatagaaaaactagaaagtacagaaaagcaaatataagGTGCTTTTTGTAGCCTTTTTTGTAGATCTGCCACTGTAGGAGGCAGAGTCGTCTCTCCCCACAGGCATGTCCACGGACCCAGATCCAGGCAGAGGCTCTCctgaggtggggcccaggaatctgtattttatgaAGTTCTGTGGGGGGCTCTCTAGTCCTAAGAACTATCAGTCTAACCCCTTTCGTTCCTCTCTGACACcatcctttcttttctgctttttctttttttttcaaattggagtatagttgcgtCACActactgtgtcagtttctgctgtacagcaaattgaatcagccatacatatacacgtcccctcttttttggatttccttcccatttaggtcaccacagagcactgcgtagagttccctgtgctgtacagtaggttcttgttcgttatctattttatacgtagtagtgtatatatgtcaatccctatctccccattcatcccaccactccccacctcttccccttggtatccatacgtttagTCTCTATGTCTGTGACACCGTCCTTTCTTAATAGTAGTTTATTTCCAAAAGGGATCATACTTTTCCTAAAAGGACTCTTCCCGGGTTCCCACTCAGGTAAATGGCTGATTTTTGAACCAGGGTCACTTATCTGATCCCAGAATCCTCACCACCATCTGTGGTCACCTTACCCGAATGTGTGGCTGCAACTCCCTTGTTAGCAGCATCAGGGGCATAGGCCCAAGGGTTGGTTTCACGCACAGGCATTGCTACGGGTGCTAGAGCAGTATGGGCTGGCTTAGCAGCAAGCACATGGAAGGCTGAGTCAGTGCCATTAGCTACAATGGGAGCAGACAACATCAATGGAGTTAATTCATGCAGGGTGCACATGTGACCCCTTGGAGCTGGGTCAGTCAGGCCAATGTGCAATACTGGTGGAACGGATAAGACAGAAAAGGTGTTGGGATAACCATGCCATTCGCAATGGATACACAAACCTTTTGGCAAAGAGGGAATTAGAGGCTGTAATTAAAATGGGTGTACTGATAAAGTTATATGACTCTTTTCAGAAAATATGTGTatgggaagagaggaaatgaagactagaaaaacaatttcaaattaAGTTGAATAGAGCTGCTTTGTATTACAAGCAGGAAAAATCTAACTAGTCTAGATATAGCTTAGCCTCCTCCTACCACTATTCCAAAAGATCAAATTATgccaacaataacaacaatggTTAAATACAATAATTgcttattatgtgctaggcactatgcTAATGGTACTTTAGTGTGCATCATCTCAATTAATTCTCTCAAAAcccccatattacagatgagaactCAAACTTGGTATATGTTTTCATATGCttaataattttgtaatttgttacagaattaatttcatcttttttaaaggtttttttcccctcagtaaTGTTTATAATATCTCAAGGCACCGCCTATTCTTTCCTGTCTCCCTTTATTAAAATCTCCTAAtccttgctccttttttttttaatttatttatttattggcagtgttgggtcttcattgctgcacacaggctttctctagttgtggcaagtgggggttccTCatcgccatggcttctcttgttgcagagcacgggctctaggcacgtgggcttcagcagttgcagcatatgggctcaacagctgtggctcgcaggctctagagcggaggctcaatagttgtggtgcactggtttagttgcttcacggctccagggtcttcctggagcagggatcgaacctgtgtcccctgcattggcaggcagattcttaaccactgtgccaccagagacgTCCCTACTAACTAACCCTTGCTCCTTTACTCCAGATATCTATTCCATCAGTTTCTGTTCCTTAGCCCAGTTCTCTATATTTAGCATGGAGCAGACAAGCAGGCACCTTCTCTTGCCCTACACCATAATCATTCCCTCTTTAGGATTCAGCAACTATGCTTATGGCACTGGTACTATTTACCCAGGGCTTGTCTAAAAGACTAGCTTATCCACAGACTGAGAGTCCCTTAAAGGCAGGGAAAGGACTATATTCTATTTAGTTTTGTACACCCACTGCCCTATGAATAGGCACAGAATCTGTGGAATGTAATAGGAACTATATTCAGaaagacctgggtttaaatcctggctgtgtgatttgggcaatttacttaaccGCTCGGGGCCTCATCTGCCTTATCTGTGAGGCCCACCTCAAAGGGACtgaggtgaggattaaatgagatgagaaaATGCATGAGTCCTCACGACGATGTATGTGGCAGATACTGTGCCTATTACTGGtagtataaatatttgttagatgaaATGAAAAGCCACTTGGTGCACATGGCTAttaaggttttcatttttttaaagagactccCTCCTGGAGGAAAAGCATGTTGTAGCTTTTCAATAAGAGCAGGCAAAAAAAGTCTCCATAGCAAAACTTTTTCTGAGCTCTCtgccaaaagaaatgaagaaagatcaATTATAGGAGCTCAAATTCCAGAAGTCTATAATTTAAGTTATATAGACTCTTGAGTTTGCTGACCTTTGAGTCAATACCAACTATTAATTCAGTATCTCTGAAAATAACTTTTACTAATTCTTCAATGCCACAAGGGCCAATTTTAGGACACTTGTTACAGACGATGAAatgaagagccaaaaaaaaatgccttttctttATGGGCCTCTTGTGACAGGGTGGAGACTAGGTGAGTCCAGTCTTGGCACCACTGATATTTTGGGCTAGATTGTTCTTTGTTGTGAGGTGGCTACTGTGTACACGGAAGGATGTTTATTGGCATCGCTGGCCTCTACTGGGATTGTAAACAGTAACTACTTGCTACCACACTGCGAAACCCAAAAACGTCTCCAGATAATGGATGCCGAATTTTCCCTgagggggcaaaatcaccccaggttgagaaccactgtgctaaAGAAAGCGTAAGGCTAGAACCATCTCTGACAACAGCTGTTTCTGGAGAACTGGCTGGATACTTTCTTAACAGTTAAGGAGCAAAGAAAGCAGTGGGTTGGGACTATACATGCTCCTGACAGGACGGGATGAAAGATGGGCAGGTACGTGCAAAATGACAAATGCAGACATCGCAGGAAACAGGGAGGGGGACAAACACAAAGACACTGTTGAATAGGGAAACCAAACGATTCTGAGATAATACCAAACAGGAAATTAGTGGGTCTGACCAGGTCTTGGGAAGCTCAGGATGCCAACTTACAGTTAGTGCGCAGTGTCATAAAAGCACTAGTTTCAAAGGGACAGCTGAGCAGGCTAAGTGGGCACCAACCTTGAAAGGCAGGAGACTGTGGTGCCACCACTGTCACTGGTTTGGTCATTGGGGCGGATGAAAAGGGATCCTCGGAGGGTGTGCTGAAGGCACTGGTGATCTGTGAGCACAGGGAGCTGATACTCTCCGCTTCCCCTTCCGCCTCTGGTACTGCAAGACAAACAGAAGATGGCTCCAGACAGAAAAACGGAACAATCCTGAAACAGAACAGTATCACACAAGGTGGCATTCTACACTGCATCTTTTATTTGTGGAAGGAAAAGACTCAACTGTCAGGTGGGGATGTAAAAGCAGCTTCAAAAAATTTACTGACCACTCTTTACTGGCTTTTCAAAAACGAGAAGGTATAAAATGATACATTCTTGTACTAAGGTCTATCTTCCTCCCTTGCAAATCCCcagatttctttatttcctctactGTGTGACACTGTTGAGAACTTGCtattctctttttgtgccaaGATGTTCAGTCAGTGAGATCTTTCTGGAAGACATCTGCAACCTGTTTGTCTTCCGACCAGGTCCCAAGGCTGTGGTCTGAGTTAAGTTCTGGAGCCCTCCAGTGACTCTTGTCAGAGAACGGGTTAAAGTCAGGGGCACCAGTGGGTGCTCAGTCCTATTCTCTGTAATAAACTACGACAATGTCATCATTCTCATTTTTCTCCAAAGTACCAAGTACATGAGCTGTCATAATATGAAAAAGTGAACTGAGATCCAGGACTCTAGAAGCTTTGTTCTTAATATTGACTCTGGGATACTTCTGTGTCATGGAGGAAGCTAATTATATGTGCTGAACCTCTGTTCGCTCAACTGTGGAAAGAATAATGGTTTTTGTTTCCCGTCTGTTCCAGAGGGAGACTGAAAATGAGGTACTTGAAAGTATCTGGAGTTTCAGTTTTTACAGGAGTTGAGAGGTGGAAGGACCCTCAGTATCATCTAGTTTAACTGTTCTTTAGGCCAAGTTTTATCCATCAAAGAACTTAACTCTGTACTGTTGTACCACCAGCAGTGGGAATGAGTGCCCTATTGAGACAGAGCTTCCTCAGATTCTGTTATAGCACTGGCTCAACATGTCTCAGAGTGAAGTAAAATAGGGCCCAATAAAAGCACTGACCAGATCTGACACTTTAGCTCCGGATCTTATGATGAGGATAGAGCTACCGGGGCTGGCTCAGCTGTACAGAGGCCACACAAAGGCCTGTGTGGCAGTTCTGAAAGGTAATGAATATGTGTGAGCAATCCCGCTGTCTCGATGAACAACAGATCTTAGCTTTACACAGGAGACCCGTTTAGAGTTTCCTCCCTATGGAGCCAACCAGCCACAACGACAATgagaacttatccatttcttctggtACATCTGACAGTAATGCTATTTAACTGGATGTGTTTCCAAAGCCTTTTAAATTAATTCCCTGCTGGGTCCCAGATAACAGAATAAGAATGGAAACTTGAGACCCTTGATGTTTGGAAGCTGGTACACTTTCATCAGGAAAAATCACAAACCTTGTAGCTCGGGTTAGGAATTCCCATCATGGGTCTGTTACCTATTTgttaaagagaaatgaatgacTCACGTCTCTCTCCATGACCTCCGTTTTCTCCCAATGGGAAGTGATACAAGATACGTACAACCACCAACCAGCATTAGAAAGAGGGCTGGCTAGTTTGATGGGATCAGTGACTCCACTGGAAGTGATGCTAACACTTCAGTGCCAGAGCACCCAGTGAGTTAGGTGGATGCTGCATTACCTGCATTTTTAATGGGGAAATCAGTCTTCCTCTGCATAGTAGAAGGCAACTCGTTGATGCGCAGGGAGAGTTGGCGTTTAAAGGGTGACATCTTCTGACTAAGAGCAGGAAATCCTCGGAAAGAGCCTTGGCGAGCAAGTTGTTCAATTGGTGCGTGCCGGCGTGGGATGGCGTGAGGATTGTTCATCTCCAGAGAGGCAGTGGCATCCGAAGTGGGAGAGGTGGGAGAGGATGGGGATAGGGCAGTGTTGCCAGGGGCCACTGATGAACCAACAACTGTCTTATCTGTTTCAGCTCAAGAAAGTCAAGAGAAAAAGGTTCTTAGCAATGTCTTCAAATAATTTGAGCTTACATGGCTGAGGAACGAAAAACCCTCCTAGATCTTTTTACTCGTCTCCTTCCCCACGTCTCTTAAAAGAGAGGTTAGAAGCAGGGCTCAGATCTCCTATTTTTCAGACAAACCAAAGGTTTAATAATCTATTATATGTCACATGGTATATCTAAGACACAAATATTAGATCTTTCATTCCCATGGAGTGATTAAGACCTTGAACaagattaaaaaaccaaaacaataccTATGAACTCCTAACATAAGGTCTTTtaaagcagtggtccccaacctttttggcagcagggaccagtttcgtgaaGACAAATGGTTCAGGGGAGCCACTGGGAGGGGCAGGTGAAGCTTCGCCTGCTTGCCTatcactcacctcctgctgtgcggccaggTTCCCAACAGGCCGAGGACCCGTGGTGATCCGCAGCCTGGGGGTTGAGGACCCCTGCTTTAAAGAATGATGGTTCATGGTTTTCAATGtttgtctgcttttttgtttgggGGGGAGGATTTAGGAATGGCAGAGTTAGAAATGTCTAAACAAGCGTCAGTCTGATTAGATGTTAAAGAATGTCATAACGCAGACAGGGACAATAGGCATCTGTGGCTCATGTGAATAAAACCATacagaagtaaaattttaaactggAGTAAACTTAAATACAAGACTGTTTCCATGTGAGTATCCACTGTGTCCCACTCTGGTTGTCGTAAATCtccgctcccctcccctcacaATCCCCTGCAGATGCCAGGACTCAACCATTTTGGCAGTTGCTGTGTATAGCAAAAAGTTTTATTTGGTGGTATTTAAGAATATGCTTCCAGTCTGAAAATCACTGAAGCACACAAAATAGCAGGTATACATATTAcgttttctaattaaaatagcATGGTGTTGTTTGAGTCTTTGGTAACCTGGCACAAATGTttacaggaaatgaaaaaaaaaatcacaaaagtttcatttcaaataaaaatatgtatctttttttggCTTAAAAATTAGAGCTATTTGGGTTAGTATTAGATTAATGATGTTACCTAAAATGGCTGGTTTAGAATTAAAAGAATTTAgtaaaaaattagcaaaattatattaatgtatatttacACTGGAATAATTCCAAAATATTCCTTGTTGGTTTCAGCCCTAGTTATACACAAGAATGCAAAGCATTTTCCCTAAGCCCTATTACTCAGTTCTAAAACACACCTGACTCAACTTTAGACAACAGCCTCCTGAGAAACTTGAATGCCTGTACCGGCATTTCTGCTATGTTGCCATGTGTACCTGAAGAAATTCACATACTGCAAAATCACACACTAAAATTAAAGGGGCTATGGAAAAAAGAGTTAGGGGCCAGTTTCTCAAAATCTGTGGACTTTTTTCCACAAAAGCACTAACACAACAGTAATAATCTAATAAGAAGAGTATCACTGAGAAATCTCTCCTGCATTGACACCTGGCATCACCATCAGTGGGTCCACTGCAACCTAAACTTGGGACTTGTACTTCTTACTTCAAGATGTAGGTCCTTAATAGCATTTACTTCTCATTGAGATCAGATgcatcagaattaaaaaaaaaaaaaaaaaaaaaaaaaaaacctgttccaGGATGCAGGTTTtcccaattttgtttttaaatgtctttgcaGCTTCTTCAACTGTACTCTCAGCTTCCCCGGGTAGTTTAACATAATGGGAAGAGTAAACACTTTGAAGCCACTGAACAAGCCACTCTAAAGGAAAGGACTCTGTTTAGATTTTCAGCTTTGTTCTTAAGGTCTTCATATATTGCTAAGAGTTCTCTTTGACTGTGAAAAAGCTTGCCCCTGATAGCTTCCAAGTATCAACCTGCTGGGAAAAACTgtttaaataaacacaaattgTAGTAGAACAGATTGTACCTTTCTTGGCATCTTGCATTTGTTTCAtaatctcttctctttctgcttgcTCAGTGGCTGTTGTGACACGGAATGATCCTTCTCTTGTGAAAGTGGTCCGACTGGCATCAAAAGTAGCAGTCACTCCACATTC
The window above is part of the Hippopotamus amphibius kiboko isolate mHipAmp2 chromosome 4, mHipAmp2.hap2, whole genome shotgun sequence genome. Proteins encoded here:
- the NUMB gene encoding protein numb homolog isoform X7, which produces MNKLRQSFRRKKDVYVPEASRPHQWQTDEEGVRTGKCSFPVKYLGHVEVDESRGMHICEDAVKRLKAERKFFKGFFGKTGKKAVKAVLWVSADGLRVVDEKTKDLIVDQTIEKVSFCAPDRNFDRAFSYICRDGTTRRWICHCFMAVKDTGERLSHAVGCAFAACLERKQKREKECGVTATFDASRTTFTREGSFRVTTATEQAEREEIMKQMQDAKKAETDKTVVGSSVAPGNTALSPSSPTSPTSDATASLEMNNPHAIPRRHAPIEQLARQGSFRGFPALSQKMSPFKRQLSLRINELPSTMQRKTDFPIKNAVPEAEGEAESISSLCSQITSAFSTPSEDPFSSAPMTKPVTVVAPQSPAFQANGTDSAFHVLAAKPAHTALAPVAMPVRETNPWAYAPDAANKGVAATHSGTEWGQSSGAVSPGLFQAGHRRTPSEADRWLEEVSKSVRAQQPQASAAPLQPVLQPPPPTAISQPAPPFQGNAFLTSQPTPVAVVPALQPAFVPAQSYPVANGMTYPAPNVPVVGITPSQMVANVFGTAGHPQAAQPHQSPSLVKQQTFPQYETTSATSSPFFKPPAQHLNGSAAFNGVDDGRLASGDKHIEVPAGACPVDPFEAQWAALESKSKQRTNPSPTNPFSSDLQKTFEIEL
- the NUMB gene encoding protein numb homolog isoform X1; this translates as MRKLRLGEVTKLVQGHTACKGHSQDSEPGLSCNTWDLCCGMRVLSFGMRTASVTCMRHLVRLPGIKPGSPAPGVQSLIHWTTREVPDSNFRATILSVKVKFPECVLSISNVYQLVIIKMNKLRQSFRRKKDVYVPEASRPHQWQTDEEGVRTGKCSFPVKYLGHVEVDESRGMHICEDAVKRLKAERKFFKGFFGKTGKKAVKAVLWVSADGLRVVDEKTKDLIVDQTIEKVSFCAPDRNFDRAFSYICRDGTTRRWICHCFMAVKDTGERLSHAVGCAFAACLERKQKREKECGVTATFDASRTTFTREGSFRVTTATEQAEREEIMKQMQDAKKAETDKTVVGSSVAPGNTALSPSSPTSPTSDATASLEMNNPHAIPRRHAPIEQLARQGSFRGFPALSQKMSPFKRQLSLRINELPSTMQRKTDFPIKNAVPEAEGEAESISSLCSQITSAFSTPSEDPFSSAPMTKPVTVVAPQSPAFQANGTDSAFHVLAAKPAHTALAPVAMPVRETNPWAYAPDAANKGVAATHSGTEWGQSSGAVSPGLFQAGHRRTPSEADRWLEEVSKSVRAQQPQASAAPLQPVLQPPPPTAISQPAPPFQGNAFLTSQPTPVAVVPALQPAFVPAQSYPVANGMTYPAPNVPVVGITPSQMVANVFGTAGHPQAAQPHQSPSLVKQQTFPQYETTSATSSPFFKPPAQHLNGSAAFNGVDDGRLASGDKHIEVPAGACPVDPFEAQWAALESKSKQRTNPSPTNPFSSDLQKTFEIEL
- the NUMB gene encoding protein numb homolog isoform X6; its protein translation is MRKLRLGEVTKLVQGHTACKGHSQDSEPGLSCNTWDLCCGMRVLSFGMRTASVTCMRHLVRLPGIKPGSPAPGVQSLIHWTTREVPDSNFRATILSVKVKFPECVLSISNVYQLVIIKMNKLRQSFRRKKDVYVPEASRPHQWQTDEEGVRTGKCSFPVKYLGHVEVDESRGMHICEDAVKRLKAERKFFKGFFGKTGKKAVKAVLWVSADGLRVVDEKTKDLIVDQTIEKVSFCAPDRNFDRAFSYICRDGTTRRWICHCFMAVKDTGERLSHAVGCAFAACLERKQKREKECGVTATFDASRTTFTREGSFRVTTATEQAEREEIMKQMQDAKKAETDKTVVGSSVAPGNTALSPSSPTSPTSDATASLEMNNPHAIPRRHAPIEQLARQGSFRGFPALSQKMSPFKRQLSLRINELPSTMQRKTDFPIKNAVPEAEGEAESISSLCSQITSAFSTPSEDPFSSAPMTKPVTVVAPQSPAFQGLFQAGHRRTPSEADRWLEEVSKSVRAQQPQASAAPLQPVLQPPPPTAISQPAPPFQGNAFLTSQPTPVAVVPALQPAFVPAQSYPVANGMTYPAPNVPVVGITPSQMVANVFGTAGHPQAAQPHQSPSLVKQQTFPQYETTSATSSPFFKPPAQHLNGSAAFNGVDDGRLASGDKHIEVPAGACPVDPFEAQWAALESKSKQRTNPSPTNPFSSDLQKTFEIEL
- the NUMB gene encoding protein numb homolog isoform X4, whose amino-acid sequence is MRKLRLGEVTKLVQGHTACKGHSQDSEPGLSCNTWDLCCGMRVLSFGMRTASVTCMRHLVRLPGIKPGSPAPGVQSLIHWTTREVPDSNFRATILSVKVKFPECVLSISNVYQLVIIKMNKLRQSFRRKKDVYVPEASRPHQWQTDEEGVRTGKCSFPVKYLGHVEVDESRGMHICEDAVKRLKAERKFFKGFFGKTGKKAVKAVLWVSADGLRVVDEKTKDLIVDQTIEKVSFCAPDRNFDRAFSYICRDGTTRRWICHCFMAVKDTGERLSHAVGCAFAACLERKQKREKECGVTATFDASRTTFTREGSFRVTTATEQAEREEIMKQMQDAKKAETDKTVVGSSVAPGNTALSPSSPTSPTSDATASLEMNNPHAIPRRHAPIEQLARQGSFRGFPALSQKMSPFKRQLSLRINELPSTMQRKTDFPIKNAVPEAEGEAESISSLCSQITSAFSTPSEDPFSSAPMTKPVTVVAPQSPAFQGTEWGQSSGAVSPGLFQAGHRRTPSEADRWLEEVSKSVRAQQPQASAAPLQPVLQPPPPTAISQPAPPFQGNAFLTSQPTPVAVVPALQPAFVPAQSYPVANGMTYPAPNVPVVGITPSQMVANVFGTAGHPQAAQPHQSPSLVKQQTFPQYETTSATSSPFFKPPAQHLNGSAAFNGVDDGRLASGDKHIEVPAGACPVDPFEAQWAALESKSKQRTNPSPTNPFSSDLQKTFEIEL
- the NUMB gene encoding protein numb homolog isoform X3, which encodes MRKLRLGEVTKLVQGHTACKGHSQDSEPGLSCNTWDLCCGMRVLSFGMRTASVTCMRHLVRLPGIKPGSPAPGVQSLIHWTTREVPDSNFRATILSVKVKFPECVLSISNVYQLVIIKMNKLRQSFRRKKDVYVPEASRPHQWQTDEEGVRTGKCSFPVKYLGHVEVDESRGMHICEDAVKRLKATGKKAVKAVLWVSADGLRVVDEKTKDLIVDQTIEKVSFCAPDRNFDRAFSYICRDGTTRRWICHCFMAVKDTGERLSHAVGCAFAACLERKQKREKECGVTATFDASRTTFTREGSFRVTTATEQAEREEIMKQMQDAKKAETDKTVVGSSVAPGNTALSPSSPTSPTSDATASLEMNNPHAIPRRHAPIEQLARQGSFRGFPALSQKMSPFKRQLSLRINELPSTMQRKTDFPIKNAVPEAEGEAESISSLCSQITSAFSTPSEDPFSSAPMTKPVTVVAPQSPAFQANGTDSAFHVLAAKPAHTALAPVAMPVRETNPWAYAPDAANKGVAATHSGTEWGQSSGAVSPGLFQAGHRRTPSEADRWLEEVSKSVRAQQPQASAAPLQPVLQPPPPTAISQPAPPFQGNAFLTSQPTPVAVVPALQPAFVPAQSYPVANGMTYPAPNVPVVGITPSQMVANVFGTAGHPQAAQPHQSPSLVKQQTFPQYETTSATSSPFFKPPAQHLNGSAAFNGVDDGRLASGDKHIEVPAGACPVDPFEAQWAALESKSKQRTNPSPTNPFSSDLQKTFEIEL
- the NUMB gene encoding protein numb homolog isoform X2, which encodes MRKLRLGEVTKLVQGHTACKGHSQDSEPGLSCNTWDLCCGMRVLSFGMRTASVTCMRHLVRLPGIKPGSPAPGVQSLIHWTTREVPDSNFRATILSVKVKFPECVLSISNVYQLVIIKMNKLRQSFRRKKDVYVPEASRPHQWQTDEEGVRTGKCSFPVKYLGHVEVDESRGMHICEDAVKRLKAERKFFKGFFGKTGKKAVKAVLWVSADGLRVVDEKTKDLIVDQTIEKVSFCAPDRNFDRAFSYICRDGTTRRWICHCFMAVKDTGERLSHAVGCAFAACLERKQKREKECGVTATFDASRTTFTREGSFRVTTATEQAEREEIMKQMQDAKKDKTVVGSSVAPGNTALSPSSPTSPTSDATASLEMNNPHAIPRRHAPIEQLARQGSFRGFPALSQKMSPFKRQLSLRINELPSTMQRKTDFPIKNAVPEAEGEAESISSLCSQITSAFSTPSEDPFSSAPMTKPVTVVAPQSPAFQANGTDSAFHVLAAKPAHTALAPVAMPVRETNPWAYAPDAANKGVAATHSGTEWGQSSGAVSPGLFQAGHRRTPSEADRWLEEVSKSVRAQQPQASAAPLQPVLQPPPPTAISQPAPPFQGNAFLTSQPTPVAVVPALQPAFVPAQSYPVANGMTYPAPNVPVVGITPSQMVANVFGTAGHPQAAQPHQSPSLVKQQTFPQYETTSATSSPFFKPPAQHLNGSAAFNGVDDGRLASGDKHIEVPAGACPVDPFEAQWAALESKSKQRTNPSPTNPFSSDLQKTFEIEL
- the NUMB gene encoding protein numb homolog isoform X8, producing the protein MHICEDAVKRLKAERKFFKGFFGKTGKKAVKAVLWVSADGLRVVDEKTKDLIVDQTIEKVSFCAPDRNFDRAFSYICRDGTTRRWICHCFMAVKDTGERLSHAVGCAFAACLERKQKREKECGVTATFDASRTTFTREGSFRVTTATEQAEREEIMKQMQDAKKAETDKTVVGSSVAPGNTALSPSSPTSPTSDATASLEMNNPHAIPRRHAPIEQLARQGSFRGFPALSQKMSPFKRQLSLRINELPSTMQRKTDFPIKNAVPEAEGEAESISSLCSQITSAFSTPSEDPFSSAPMTKPVTVVAPQSPAFQANGTDSAFHVLAAKPAHTALAPVAMPVRETNPWAYAPDAANKGVAATHSGTEWGQSSGAVSPGLFQAGHRRTPSEADRWLEEVSKSVRAQQPQASAAPLQPVLQPPPPTAISQPAPPFQGNAFLTSQPTPVAVVPALQPAFVPAQSYPVANGMTYPAPNVPVVGITPSQMVANVFGTAGHPQAAQPHQSPSLVKQQTFPQYETTSATSSPFFKPPAQHLNGSAAFNGVDDGRLASGDKHIEVPAGACPVDPFEAQWAALESKSKQRTNPSPTNPFSSDLQKTFEIEL
- the NUMB gene encoding protein numb homolog isoform X5 — its product is MNKLRQSFRRKKDVYVPEASRPHQWQTDEEGVRTGKCSFPVKYLGHVEVDESRGMHICEDAVKRLKATGKKAVKAVLWVSADGLRVVDEKTKDLIVDQTIEKVSFCAPDRNFDRAFSYICRDGTTRRWICHCFMAVKDTGERLSHAVGCAFAACLERKQKREKECGVTATFDASRTTFTREGSFRVTTATEQAEREEIMKQMQDAKKAETDKTVVGSSVAPGNTALSPSSPTSPTSDATASLEMNNPHAIPRRHAPIEQLARQGSFRGFPALSQKMSPFKRQLSLRINELPSTMQRKTDFPIKNAVPEAEGEAESISSLCSQITSAFSTPSEDPFSSAPMTKPVTVVAPQSPAFQGTEWGQSSGAVSPGLFQAGHRRTPSEADRWLEEVSKSVRAQQPQASAAPLQPVLQPPPPTAISQPAPPFQGNAFLTSQPTPVAVVPALQPAFVPAQSYPVANGMTYPAPNVPVVGITPSQMVANVFGTAGHPQAAQPHQSPSLVKQQTFPQYETTSATSSPFFKPPAQHLNGSAAFNGVDDGRLASGDKHIEVPAGACPVDPFEAQWAALESKSKQRTNPSPTNPFSSDLQKTFEIEL